In Arthrobacter ramosus, one DNA window encodes the following:
- a CDS encoding LytR C-terminal domain-containing protein: MVNETIPEEQVAVPENADPRKRRKRPGRQKDPTSLHGHRVVTGPELRATFAETPAPESHPGWFSRRLLHGIVLALLVGLVVAGLVGAWAVINGVIRFPSAVASQSPAAVCPPTVFDYMPNNKISVNIYNAAGRAGLAKNVADQLKARGYNVGTVDNSTTSYAGPAMVVSGSGGQAAAFNIQRNIAGTDYFQDQRTDASVDLILAPGFSALVPPELVDNTPGKLSCPRLDQRIADNAKLPVMPTP, encoded by the coding sequence ATGGTTAACGAAACAATCCCGGAAGAGCAGGTCGCAGTGCCCGAGAATGCGGACCCGAGGAAGCGGCGGAAACGTCCCGGTCGTCAGAAAGACCCGACGAGTCTGCACGGTCATCGCGTTGTCACCGGTCCGGAACTCCGGGCAACTTTTGCTGAGACTCCTGCGCCTGAGAGCCATCCAGGGTGGTTCAGCCGCCGCCTCTTGCATGGGATCGTTCTCGCGCTGCTCGTCGGACTGGTCGTTGCCGGGCTCGTGGGCGCCTGGGCAGTCATCAATGGCGTGATCCGTTTCCCCTCCGCCGTTGCAAGCCAGTCGCCGGCGGCCGTGTGTCCTCCCACTGTTTTCGACTACATGCCCAACAACAAGATCAGCGTAAATATCTACAACGCCGCCGGCAGGGCCGGCCTGGCCAAGAACGTGGCAGACCAGTTGAAAGCCCGGGGATACAACGTCGGCACCGTCGACAACTCCACCACGAGCTACGCCGGCCCGGCCATGGTTGTTTCGGGATCCGGCGGCCAAGCGGCGGCTTTCAACATCCAGAGGAACATCGCGGGCACCGACTACTTCCAGGACCAACGCACGGATGCCTCCGTGGACCTCATCCTCGCGCCCGGCTTCTCGGCACTGGTGCCACCGGAACTCGTGGATAACACCCCGGGCAAGCTCAGTTGTCCCCGCTTGGACCAGAGGATTGCGGACAATGCGAAGCTGCCGGTGATGCCGACGCCTTAG
- a CDS encoding type II toxin-antitoxin system VapB family antitoxin: MIFKAVGEGRPYPDHGFSTPKDWASLPPRPVRLDELVTTKRTLDLEALLAEDSTFFGDLFPHVVQYQGLLYLEDGLHRAVRTALHQRTAIHARVLVIDG, from the coding sequence GTGATATTCAAAGCTGTGGGCGAGGGACGCCCGTACCCTGACCATGGTTTTTCCACGCCGAAGGACTGGGCCTCGCTGCCGCCCCGTCCTGTCCGGCTCGACGAACTTGTCACCACCAAGCGCACCCTTGACTTGGAAGCGCTGCTGGCTGAAGATTCAACGTTCTTCGGCGACCTTTTCCCGCATGTGGTGCAGTACCAAGGCCTGTTGTATCTAGAAGACGGGCTCCACCGTGCAGTCCGTACTGCGCTCCACCAGCGCACGGCCATCCACGCCCGGGTGCTCGTCATAGATGGTTAA
- a CDS encoding TetR/AcrR family transcriptional regulator: MPRITAATNAAQRAETRRRVLTAFGELLFTHGLPGLTMTDVARHAGVGRTAVYNYYADMEQLLIAYALDETERFLGDLRESLAALQNPVDRLALYVRAQVEDLSRRHLPPGPAMGAVLSPASFAKLADHVGELNLLLQDILRDGIAAGYLPPTDVGQLARLIHGTLSSSAARGNAANGTELDELEERLVQTVRFIQLGAGARFDDDGRPARLA, translated from the coding sequence ATGCCTAGGATTACTGCCGCCACCAATGCGGCGCAACGCGCTGAAACCCGACGCCGGGTCCTGACAGCTTTCGGCGAACTGCTCTTCACCCACGGCCTGCCCGGCTTGACCATGACCGACGTCGCGCGGCACGCTGGCGTCGGCCGGACGGCGGTATACAACTACTACGCCGACATGGAACAGCTCCTCATCGCGTACGCCTTGGACGAGACCGAGCGATTCCTGGGCGATCTCCGCGAATCCCTCGCGGCACTGCAGAACCCGGTGGACCGCCTGGCCCTTTACGTGCGCGCCCAGGTCGAAGATCTGAGCCGTCGGCACCTCCCGCCGGGCCCTGCGATGGGGGCCGTCCTCTCCCCTGCTTCCTTTGCGAAATTGGCAGATCACGTCGGCGAACTCAACCTGCTGCTCCAGGACATCCTGCGCGACGGAATCGCAGCCGGCTACCTCCCGCCCACCGACGTCGGCCAGCTCGCGAGGCTTATCCACGGAACTCTTTCCTCCAGCGCGGCACGCGGCAATGCCGCGAACGGGACAGAGCTGGACGAGCTTGAGGAGCGGCTGGTCCAGACCGTGCGGTTCATCCAGTTGGGCGCAGGAGCAAGGTTCGACGACGACGGACGGCCCGCGCGCTTGGCGTGA
- a CDS encoding phosphodiesterase, translating into MELIEAEHPRPGHVLLHLSDSHLLGGSEPLYGTVDSEAHLRQLFSEVHASKVRPDAVIFTGDLADQGEPGAYAKLRSIVEPACREMGARVIWAMGNHDDRANFRAGLFDQSDNDAPVDHSYFVNGLRIITLDTSVPGFHHGELSQSQLDWLGSELATPAPDGTILALHHPPVPSVLDLSILVELRGQAALADVVRNSDVRSILGGHLHYSTTATFAGVPVSVASASCYTQDLNVPQGGTRGRDGAQAFNLVHVYEQTIVHSVVPLGKSPTVGEYVSPEATRRRLAEAGIRIPQRATHERGSRADAKRPEMTRR; encoded by the coding sequence ATGGAGCTCATCGAGGCCGAGCACCCGCGGCCAGGACACGTACTTCTGCACCTTAGCGACTCCCATTTGTTGGGAGGGTCGGAACCCCTTTACGGTACGGTCGATAGCGAAGCCCATCTCAGGCAACTATTTTCGGAAGTGCACGCGTCAAAGGTCCGTCCCGACGCCGTGATCTTCACCGGTGACCTCGCCGATCAAGGTGAGCCGGGCGCCTACGCCAAACTCCGGTCGATCGTCGAGCCTGCCTGTCGAGAGATGGGAGCACGGGTGATCTGGGCAATGGGAAACCACGACGATCGGGCGAATTTCCGTGCGGGCCTCTTCGACCAGAGCGACAATGACGCCCCGGTGGACCACAGCTACTTCGTCAATGGCCTGCGGATCATCACGCTCGATACCTCCGTGCCCGGCTTCCATCACGGTGAACTAAGCCAGAGCCAGCTCGACTGGTTGGGATCGGAGCTCGCGACGCCGGCTCCCGACGGCACGATCCTTGCCCTCCACCACCCTCCGGTTCCGAGCGTCCTTGACCTCTCGATCCTCGTGGAGCTGCGCGGCCAAGCGGCGCTGGCCGACGTCGTACGCAATTCGGATGTCCGCTCCATCCTGGGCGGTCACTTGCACTACTCCACGACGGCCACTTTCGCTGGCGTCCCGGTATCGGTAGCTTCCGCGAGCTGCTACACGCAGGACCTCAACGTTCCGCAGGGCGGCACCCGCGGTCGTGATGGCGCCCAGGCCTTCAACCTGGTGCACGTTTACGAGCAAACGATCGTGCATTCAGTGGTTCCGTTGGGAAAATCGCCGACTGTCGGTGAGTACGTCAGTCCGGAAGCCACCAGGCGCCGGCTCGCCGAAGCAGGCATCCGGATTCCCCAGCGAGCGACGCACGAACGTGGTTCCAGGGCCGACGCGAAGCGCCCGGAGATGACCCGACGCTAG
- a CDS encoding MarR family winged helix-turn-helix transcriptional regulator, translating into MATTQDRQLVEQWRSIQNSYFRTAAAIDRALEAKFDIGLNEFEILDLVAESVDSACRMKALGERTPMTQSAVSKVVDRLEKAGLVSRVTCTDDRRSLYLELTDAGRALHSDAAVEHRALLKENLGE; encoded by the coding sequence ATGGCAACAACGCAGGATCGCCAGCTGGTTGAGCAATGGCGCAGCATCCAGAACTCGTACTTCCGCACCGCGGCCGCGATAGACCGCGCCCTCGAAGCCAAGTTCGACATCGGCCTGAACGAATTCGAAATCCTCGATCTTGTTGCCGAAAGCGTCGACTCTGCCTGCCGCATGAAGGCACTCGGGGAGCGGACTCCCATGACCCAGAGCGCCGTCTCCAAGGTTGTTGACCGCTTGGAGAAAGCCGGACTCGTCTCCCGCGTAACCTGCACGGATGACCGCCGCTCGCTGTACCTCGAGCTGACCGACGCCGGCCGCGCGCTGCATTCGGATGCCGCCGTCGAGCACCGCGCGCTGCTGAAGGAGAACCTCGGCGAGTAG
- a CDS encoding TetR/AcrR family transcriptional regulator produces the protein MQTPSKTSQLGRPRTPRLSRKAIGRAALEMFQEEESLSIPRLAERLGVRQSSFYKHVTGRQEIIELARGALVEKAPMPELPAGSLDDVIREIFDSLRKAYSMVPALLPLLLTQPVSHPAALERYDQFVEAFEIAGTPRHLIIPALETLDSAAIGASLDAMTMESAWSINQEEEGTYPHLFAAKKAVAEHPVDRFAFLADVLSAGLKAAIDDD, from the coding sequence ATGCAGACTCCCAGCAAAACCAGCCAGCTAGGACGGCCCCGGACACCGAGGCTCTCGCGGAAGGCGATCGGCCGCGCGGCGCTCGAGATGTTCCAAGAGGAAGAGAGCCTCTCCATCCCGCGGCTCGCGGAACGTCTGGGCGTCAGGCAGTCATCCTTCTACAAGCACGTCACCGGTCGCCAGGAGATCATCGAACTGGCCCGTGGCGCGCTCGTAGAAAAAGCTCCGATGCCCGAGTTGCCGGCCGGCAGCCTTGACGACGTCATCCGCGAGATCTTCGACTCCCTCCGCAAGGCGTACAGCATGGTGCCGGCGCTCCTTCCCCTCCTGCTCACGCAGCCGGTGTCACACCCGGCAGCCCTGGAGCGTTACGACCAGTTTGTCGAAGCGTTTGAGATCGCTGGGACGCCGCGGCACCTCATCATTCCCGCGTTGGAAACCCTCGACAGCGCAGCGATCGGCGCGAGCCTCGACGCAATGACGATGGAATCCGCATGGAGCATCAACCAAGAGGAGGAAGGCACTTATCCCCATCTGTTCGCGGCAAAGAAAGCCGTGGCAGAGCACCCTGTGGACCGCTTCGCGTTCCTGGCCGATGTCCTCTCGGCAGGATTGAAGGCAGCCATCGACGACGACTGA
- a CDS encoding APC family permease — MAPPATSSPEVGLKKNAIGTRDIVFMLVSAAAPLTIVVGIAPLALAVGGVGAPSIYIAAAIGLGLFAIGFMALTRHVRSYSGFYGYISKTLGRMVGLGSGLTAWMSYNGLQIGLYGLLGIQANLAVKSFTGVELPWWLYAIVSIGAVWYLGWRGIDVGAKVLAVLLTLETLIVAIVAAFVLAQGGAHGISFESFSPQAIFSPQFAAVLGLGFSAFMGFESGALYREEARDPDRSVPRATYISIAFIGAFYAFAVWIIVQAFGADAVQAFAAGHLDAGDTAYIAAGNFAGGWCVNLMSVLIVTSIFAAQLSFHNTINRYTLSLSREGIFPKRSGRISPRYRTPSVAGFDQTLLALALVIGAALFHLDPFTQFLIWTNTPGVIGILLLQALTGVGVVVFFTRLKDHGLRWYVVPSAVVATIIMCVVTYLMANNAQLLTGLPAGDPVNTTLLVFAPILFAAGTVLALVLRNVNPAAYQRIGHAE; from the coding sequence ATGGCGCCGCCCGCAACTTCCAGCCCTGAAGTTGGATTGAAGAAGAACGCAATCGGCACTCGCGACATTGTGTTCATGTTGGTGTCAGCGGCCGCTCCGCTGACCATCGTGGTCGGCATCGCCCCGCTCGCCCTCGCTGTGGGCGGCGTCGGCGCTCCCTCCATCTACATCGCCGCGGCTATCGGCCTAGGCCTGTTCGCCATCGGTTTCATGGCGCTCACCCGCCACGTCCGGTCCTACAGCGGCTTCTACGGCTACATCTCGAAAACCCTCGGCCGCATGGTCGGCCTCGGTTCCGGCCTCACGGCCTGGATGAGCTACAACGGCCTGCAGATCGGCCTCTACGGGCTGCTGGGTATCCAGGCCAACCTCGCCGTGAAGTCCTTCACCGGCGTGGAACTTCCCTGGTGGCTCTACGCGATCGTGTCGATCGGGGCCGTCTGGTACCTGGGCTGGCGCGGGATCGACGTCGGCGCCAAGGTCCTCGCCGTCCTGCTCACCCTCGAAACCCTGATCGTCGCCATCGTCGCCGCGTTCGTCCTGGCCCAAGGCGGCGCACACGGCATCAGCTTCGAATCGTTCAGCCCGCAGGCCATCTTCTCCCCGCAGTTCGCCGCAGTCCTTGGCCTTGGTTTCTCCGCCTTCATGGGATTTGAATCCGGAGCCCTGTACCGGGAAGAGGCCCGGGACCCGGACCGCAGCGTCCCGCGTGCCACCTACATCTCCATCGCCTTCATCGGCGCGTTCTACGCCTTCGCCGTCTGGATCATCGTCCAGGCCTTCGGAGCGGACGCCGTCCAAGCGTTCGCCGCGGGCCACCTCGACGCCGGGGACACCGCTTACATCGCAGCGGGTAACTTCGCGGGAGGCTGGTGCGTGAACCTCATGAGCGTCCTGATCGTCACCAGCATCTTCGCCGCCCAGCTCTCCTTCCACAACACCATCAATCGCTACACCCTGTCCCTGAGCCGCGAGGGCATCTTCCCGAAGCGCTCCGGCCGCATCAGCCCGCGATACCGTACCCCCTCCGTGGCCGGCTTCGACCAGACCCTCCTCGCGCTCGCCCTCGTGATCGGCGCGGCCCTATTCCATCTGGACCCCTTCACCCAGTTCCTGATCTGGACGAACACCCCCGGCGTGATCGGCATCCTCCTCCTGCAGGCCCTCACTGGAGTCGGCGTCGTGGTCTTCTTCACCCGACTCAAGGACCACGGCCTTCGCTGGTATGTCGTCCCTTCCGCCGTGGTCGCCACCATCATCATGTGCGTAGTGACCTACCTGATGGCCAACAACGCCCAATTGCTCACAGGCCTTCCGGCCGGGGACCCCGTCAACACCACGCTCCTCGTGTTCGCACCGATCCTGTTTGCCGCCGGAACCGTACTGGCCCTCGTGCTGCGCAACGTCAACCCGGCCGCCTACCAGCGGATCGGCCACGCCGAGTGA
- a CDS encoding stealth family protein: MDQQAIYFGSPASDDDAVVPEPTSPAVDARLKHRADVVRHRGRYSLLNQNRTPQQVMVEDLLVIRAALDAAGLDFILVRGNDHRPVIAVDWKLRKKLRQALVSAFRNEPFYSMTVDARKKSTLLVADGELSSNRKARIFRLFRPRVEPGGGLTYGPSLGVQLELWEFDGDQLVLPVENSLTRRTMLRQDAVRGTVERHGLSWPTIENMFADHASDIDFDVDIVFSWVDGNDPAYIAARREQMKDAVVGEGDAHEARFRQINELKYALRSVYMYAPWIRRIYIATDSPAPEWLAEHPSVRIMRSEEFFKDPTVLPTHNSQAVESQLHHIEDLSEHFLYSNDDMFFGRPVAPDMFFTPGGITKFIEASTRIGLGENDAERSGFENAARVNRKLLWERFGRITTRHLEHTAAPLRRSVIAEMEREFPAEFAKTAASRFRAADNISVTNSFYHYYSLLTGRAVTQTAAKVRYVDTTLWSGLHYLPTLLAKRNVDFFCLNDGSFPEVAADERAGLVTDFMEKYFPVKAPWEK, encoded by the coding sequence ATGGACCAGCAAGCAATCTACTTCGGTAGCCCCGCCTCCGACGACGATGCGGTCGTTCCCGAACCGACATCGCCCGCAGTCGACGCGCGCCTCAAGCACCGCGCCGACGTCGTCCGCCATCGCGGCCGATACAGCTTGCTGAACCAGAACCGCACCCCGCAACAGGTGATGGTCGAAGACCTACTCGTTATCCGCGCCGCACTCGACGCGGCCGGGCTCGACTTCATCCTGGTCCGCGGCAACGATCACAGGCCAGTGATTGCCGTCGATTGGAAGCTCCGGAAGAAACTGCGCCAGGCATTGGTCTCCGCTTTCCGGAACGAGCCGTTCTACTCCATGACAGTTGATGCGCGGAAGAAGTCCACGTTGCTGGTGGCCGACGGCGAGCTCTCGAGCAACCGGAAGGCCCGGATCTTCCGGCTCTTCCGTCCACGCGTCGAGCCCGGGGGCGGGTTGACTTACGGCCCCTCGCTGGGCGTGCAACTGGAATTGTGGGAGTTCGACGGCGATCAACTCGTGTTGCCGGTGGAAAACTCACTGACCCGACGAACCATGTTGCGCCAGGACGCTGTCCGGGGCACGGTGGAACGCCATGGGCTGAGCTGGCCGACCATCGAGAACATGTTCGCGGACCACGCGAGCGACATCGACTTCGACGTCGACATCGTCTTTTCATGGGTAGACGGCAACGATCCCGCGTACATTGCCGCGCGCCGCGAGCAGATGAAAGACGCAGTCGTGGGCGAGGGCGACGCCCACGAGGCCCGTTTCCGGCAGATCAACGAGCTCAAATATGCCCTGCGCTCCGTGTACATGTATGCGCCCTGGATTCGCCGGATCTACATCGCCACGGACTCCCCCGCGCCGGAGTGGCTGGCAGAGCATCCGAGCGTCAGGATCATGCGCAGCGAGGAGTTCTTCAAGGACCCCACGGTGCTGCCCACCCACAATTCCCAGGCCGTGGAATCCCAGTTGCACCACATTGAGGATCTCTCCGAGCACTTCCTGTATTCCAACGACGACATGTTCTTCGGCCGGCCCGTGGCACCGGACATGTTCTTCACTCCCGGCGGAATCACCAAGTTCATCGAGGCCTCCACCCGGATCGGACTGGGAGAGAACGACGCCGAACGCAGCGGCTTCGAGAACGCGGCCCGCGTCAACAGGAAACTCCTCTGGGAGCGGTTCGGGCGCATCACCACTCGCCACCTGGAGCACACCGCCGCGCCCCTTCGCCGCAGCGTGATCGCAGAGATGGAGCGCGAGTTTCCGGCCGAATTCGCCAAGACGGCAGCCAGCAGGTTCCGTGCGGCGGACAACATCTCGGTAACCAACTCGTTCTACCACTACTACTCGTTGCTCACGGGTCGGGCAGTGACGCAGACGGCAGCCAAGGTCAGGTATGTGGACACCACCCTGTGGTCCGGGCTGCACTACTTGCCCACCTTGCTAGCCAAGCGCAACGTGGACTTCTTCTGCCTCAACGACGGCAGCTTCCCCGAGGTGGCTGCCGACGAAAGGGCCGGACTCGTGACGGACTTCATGGAGAAGTACTTCCCGGTCAAGGCGCCGTGGGAGAAGTAG
- a CDS encoding DUF2142 domain-containing protein: MNPATKPPWFLRFLAIFAILGLLTTIWALASPLMSVPDEPAHTIKAASVVRGQLRGEPGANQGDRAQVLVPAFVGTVDGLPICFAWKPAVSAGCSPTLTDDASELNAYTSAGNYNPMYYAVAGLPSLVLTGAKAIYAMRIVGGLLSVAFLAVALTALASLQRWKLPLFVGSIAVTPMVLFLSGGVNPNSLEISASMAVFSALCLSWERIASGDHWRLPLAAAAISAAVLANTRAASLLWLVLAVAASLLMFGLRPLLSVLRLRFVQAMALVAAVGCGLALLWLKSADSLQSLMGDGIDASPARIAAIMLDKTFDFAAGYVSYLGWLDTLGPSGVLTVWAALIIGAIVAALSVPSRSARLTIAFLVFAIIVLPPLLQIPLAKEVGIIWQGRYILALVAVMITACGVAMRSFNIDFRRTARRALPVVLAVLVFGHFYSFIYGMRRYVIGLHDEANWRDMVTAPQWQPPFGWLSLTVAYLAVLLVAAALLYRTMTAVNPLSPVLSTTPMEDGASNPQPQARL; this comes from the coding sequence TTGAACCCCGCCACCAAACCCCCTTGGTTCCTCCGCTTTCTCGCAATATTCGCCATTCTTGGACTCCTCACCACGATCTGGGCACTGGCAAGCCCCCTCATGTCCGTGCCCGACGAGCCCGCACACACCATCAAGGCCGCGTCCGTTGTTCGAGGGCAGTTGCGAGGGGAACCGGGCGCGAATCAAGGTGATCGTGCCCAGGTGCTCGTCCCCGCATTCGTGGGAACGGTGGACGGACTCCCTATTTGCTTCGCTTGGAAGCCAGCAGTGTCCGCCGGTTGCAGCCCTACCCTGACAGATGACGCCTCAGAGCTGAACGCATACACGAGCGCGGGGAACTACAACCCGATGTACTACGCGGTGGCCGGGCTTCCGAGCCTCGTCCTTACCGGCGCCAAAGCCATCTACGCCATGCGGATCGTGGGCGGTCTCCTCAGCGTCGCCTTCCTGGCTGTTGCCCTGACTGCTTTGGCCAGCCTTCAACGATGGAAGCTGCCCCTGTTTGTCGGGTCGATTGCTGTGACTCCCATGGTTTTGTTCCTGTCCGGGGGCGTGAACCCCAATTCGCTGGAAATCTCCGCGTCGATGGCTGTGTTCAGCGCGCTCTGTTTGTCGTGGGAGAGAATCGCTTCCGGCGATCATTGGCGGCTACCCCTTGCCGCGGCAGCGATTTCGGCTGCTGTCCTGGCCAACACCCGGGCTGCCTCACTGCTATGGCTCGTGTTGGCGGTGGCGGCGTCGCTCTTGATGTTCGGGCTTCGTCCGCTGCTTTCCGTGTTGCGACTGCGATTTGTGCAGGCGATGGCACTCGTGGCCGCTGTCGGTTGCGGGCTCGCCTTGCTTTGGCTCAAGAGCGCGGATAGCCTGCAAAGCCTCATGGGCGACGGGATCGACGCATCACCGGCCCGGATCGCCGCAATCATGCTCGACAAGACCTTCGATTTCGCGGCCGGTTACGTGTCCTACCTTGGTTGGCTGGATACTTTGGGGCCAAGCGGTGTGCTCACTGTCTGGGCGGCGCTCATCATTGGGGCGATCGTGGCAGCTTTGTCCGTGCCCAGCCGTTCAGCGCGACTGACCATCGCTTTCCTGGTCTTTGCGATCATCGTCCTCCCTCCACTACTGCAGATTCCCCTCGCAAAAGAGGTAGGAATTATCTGGCAGGGCCGGTACATCCTGGCGCTGGTGGCCGTCATGATCACCGCATGCGGAGTTGCAATGCGCTCTTTCAATATCGACTTCCGCCGCACAGCACGACGGGCGCTACCGGTGGTGCTCGCCGTCCTGGTATTCGGCCACTTCTACAGCTTTATCTACGGAATGCGCCGGTACGTCATCGGGCTCCATGACGAGGCCAACTGGCGGGATATGGTGACGGCACCTCAGTGGCAGCCGCCCTTCGGATGGCTTTCGCTCACCGTGGCATACCTGGCTGTCTTGCTCGTGGCAGCCGCTCTTCTTTACCGCACGATGACGGCCGTGAATCCGCTAAGCCCGGTGCTAAGCACCACGCCAATGGAAGACGGGGCGTCGAACCCGCAGCCACAAGCGCGCCTCTAG
- a CDS encoding amidohydrolase: MTTPEPIDLVIFSSSILHGGALTETAGFVAISNGRIAHVGRADGEQAANPAAEWTARAKQVIDVGDATVCPGLIDAHIHPIHGAEIARGLDLGGVTELDAVRAALARRAASTPHAVGSDWLFAWGLDPVIFGDAVFDNSLFDGILDGELVFITLFDGHASLVSDAALKLAGVTGTEELPSTGYVGVDQHGKPNGMLYEMAAQELVRRFLPQPSFDQRVDELGKLLRSMAEAGLVAGQMLDFGAPDTLEVLEALERRGELAIRLRISPWVMPGATEEDLKAMLAMQGRHGRRWHVHGIKLMMDGTIDNGTAWLFEPDTHGESLHPLWHDPEALAAAMKFFHEHRIPTTTHAIGDKAVSFVARTIGALPKNGTVHRIEHIESIPDSVLAEIISAGAATSLQPTHCALYSRADHTDNWSRRLGSERANHAWRTRDLRDAGAIVALGSDWPIAPFDPRAIIASAQTRRPAGRPDVEPVRPQQALSARAALEGYTSQYWRSVGEEGGIVESGARADLTIVGHNPLTTAPDEFAQTPVILTVVDGDVVVDNRQALTEGVNRGSFQPA, translated from the coding sequence TTGACCACGCCCGAGCCCATCGATCTCGTCATCTTCTCGTCCAGCATCCTCCACGGCGGGGCGCTCACAGAGACCGCCGGTTTCGTCGCCATCTCAAATGGCCGCATTGCGCACGTCGGCCGCGCCGACGGCGAGCAGGCGGCCAACCCCGCCGCCGAATGGACCGCGCGGGCCAAACAGGTGATCGACGTCGGCGACGCAACAGTCTGCCCCGGCCTGATTGACGCCCACATCCACCCGATCCACGGGGCGGAAATCGCCCGTGGCCTTGACCTGGGCGGAGTCACCGAGCTCGACGCCGTCCGCGCCGCCCTTGCGCGGCGCGCCGCTTCCACGCCGCACGCCGTCGGCTCTGATTGGTTGTTCGCTTGGGGCCTCGACCCTGTCATCTTCGGGGATGCGGTCTTCGACAACTCCCTCTTCGACGGCATCCTCGACGGCGAACTCGTGTTCATCACCCTGTTCGACGGCCACGCCTCACTTGTCTCCGACGCCGCCCTCAAGCTCGCCGGAGTCACCGGAACGGAAGAGCTTCCCAGCACCGGCTATGTCGGCGTCGACCAGCACGGCAAGCCCAACGGCATGCTCTACGAAATGGCCGCCCAGGAGCTCGTTCGCCGCTTCCTCCCCCAGCCCTCCTTCGATCAGCGGGTCGACGAACTAGGGAAACTCCTGCGTTCCATGGCCGAAGCCGGGCTCGTAGCCGGCCAGATGCTGGACTTCGGCGCACCGGACACCCTGGAAGTGCTGGAGGCCTTGGAGCGCCGAGGCGAGCTCGCCATCCGGCTGCGGATCTCCCCGTGGGTCATGCCCGGCGCCACGGAGGAGGACCTGAAGGCCATGCTGGCGATGCAGGGCCGGCACGGCAGGCGCTGGCACGTTCACGGCATCAAGCTCATGATGGATGGAACCATCGACAACGGCACGGCATGGCTCTTTGAACCCGACACCCACGGAGAGTCGCTCCACCCGCTCTGGCACGATCCCGAGGCCCTCGCCGCAGCCATGAAGTTCTTCCACGAACACCGGATCCCCACCACCACGCACGCCATCGGCGACAAAGCGGTCTCCTTCGTCGCGCGGACCATCGGGGCCCTTCCCAAGAACGGCACGGTTCACCGGATCGAGCACATCGAGTCCATCCCGGATTCGGTCTTGGCGGAAATCATCAGCGCTGGGGCTGCAACGAGCTTGCAGCCGACGCATTGCGCCCTCTACAGCCGCGCCGACCACACCGACAACTGGTCCCGCAGGCTTGGCAGCGAACGGGCCAACCACGCGTGGCGGACCCGCGATCTCCGCGACGCCGGAGCCATCGTCGCCCTCGGATCGGACTGGCCCATCGCTCCCTTCGACCCGCGGGCGATCATCGCCTCGGCCCAGACGCGCCGCCCGGCCGGCCGGCCCGACGTCGAGCCCGTCCGGCCCCAGCAGGCGCTGTCCGCGCGTGCCGCGCTCGAAGGCTACACGAGCCAATACTGGCGGTCGGTTGGTGAAGAGGGCGGAATCGTAGAGAGCGGAGCCCGCGCCGATCTGACGATTGTTGGACACAATCCTCTGACCACCGCGCCGGACGAATTCGCGCAGACGCCGGTGATCCTGACTGTTGTTGACGGAGACGTGGTTGTCGATAACCGCCAGGCCCTCACCGAAGGGGTCAACCGGGGCTCATTCCAGCCTGCTTAA
- a CDS encoding glutathione peroxidase, which yields MSPLYSIPLTFNDGSQADFGRFEGKAVLVVNVASKCGFTRQYSGLEELYGKYRDRGFEILGVPCNQFAGQEQGSDAEIADFCQRNFGVSFPLASKSKVRGKEQHPLYAELTRTADGSKPQKVKWNFEKFLVSREGEVLARFPSAVEPDSEKLIEALEEALA from the coding sequence ATGTCCCCGCTCTATAGCATCCCCCTGACTTTCAACGACGGCTCCCAGGCCGACTTTGGGCGTTTCGAGGGTAAAGCCGTACTGGTCGTCAATGTGGCTTCGAAGTGTGGTTTCACGCGCCAGTACTCGGGACTTGAGGAGCTCTACGGCAAATACCGCGACCGTGGATTCGAGATTCTGGGTGTGCCGTGCAACCAGTTCGCCGGCCAGGAACAGGGTTCCGACGCCGAGATCGCGGACTTCTGCCAGCGCAATTTCGGAGTCTCGTTCCCGCTCGCGAGCAAATCCAAGGTCCGGGGCAAGGAACAGCACCCCCTGTATGCCGAGCTGACCCGGACGGCCGACGGCTCCAAACCGCAGAAGGTGAAGTGGAACTTCGAAAAGTTCCTCGTGAGCCGCGAAGGCGAGGTGCTCGCCCGCTTCCCGTCCGCCGTCGAGCCCGATTCCGAAAAGCTCATCGAGGCACTCGAAGAGGCTCTCGCTTAA